A genomic window from Micromonospora ferruginea includes:
- the glnA gene encoding type I glutamate--ammonia ligase yields MFANPEELLRYLKNEDVKFVDVRFCDLPGVMQHFNLPVESFDDSVFTDGLAFDGSSIRGFQSIHESDMLLLPDVATAFVDPFRKQKTVALNFFVHDPFTREAYSRDPRNVAKKAEAYLEASGIADTAYFGAEAEFYIFDSIRHETSAHQSFYYIDSIEGAWNTGRVEEGGNRGYKTAYKGGYFPVPPVDHYADLRDNMVRRMVDAGFTVERSHHEVGTGGQSEINYRFSTLLHSADQLQLFKYLIKNEAWANGKTATFMPKPLFGDNGSGMHTHQSLWLNGEPLFYDETGYAGLSDTARWYIGGLLHHAPSLLAFTNPTVNSYRRLVPGFEAPVNLVYSQRNRSACTRIPVTGSNPKAKRVEFRVPDPSANVYLAFSAMLMAGLDGIKSKIEPPAPIDKDLYDLPPEEWGDVKQVPGSLSHALEALQADHDYLLDGGVFTDDLISTWIDWKNANEVDPVRLRPTPHEFAMYYDC; encoded by the coding sequence GTGTTCGCCAATCCCGAGGAACTCCTGCGTTACCTCAAGAACGAGGACGTGAAGTTCGTCGACGTACGTTTCTGTGACCTGCCCGGCGTGATGCAGCACTTCAACCTGCCGGTCGAGTCCTTCGACGACAGCGTCTTCACCGACGGCCTCGCGTTCGACGGCTCGTCGATCCGCGGTTTCCAGTCGATCCACGAGTCGGACATGCTGCTGCTGCCGGACGTGGCCACCGCCTTCGTGGACCCGTTCCGGAAGCAGAAGACCGTCGCGCTGAACTTCTTCGTGCACGACCCGTTCACCCGCGAGGCCTACTCCCGGGATCCGCGCAACGTGGCGAAGAAGGCGGAGGCGTACCTGGAGGCGAGCGGCATCGCGGACACCGCCTACTTCGGCGCCGAGGCGGAGTTCTACATCTTCGACTCGATCCGGCACGAGACGTCGGCGCACCAGTCGTTCTACTACATCGACTCGATCGAGGGCGCCTGGAACACCGGCCGGGTCGAGGAGGGCGGCAACCGCGGTTACAAGACCGCCTACAAGGGCGGCTACTTCCCGGTGCCGCCGGTCGACCACTACGCCGACCTGCGCGACAACATGGTCCGCCGGATGGTCGACGCCGGCTTCACGGTCGAGCGCTCGCACCACGAGGTGGGCACCGGCGGGCAGTCGGAGATCAACTACCGGTTCTCCACCCTGCTGCACTCGGCCGACCAGCTCCAGCTCTTCAAGTACCTGATCAAGAACGAGGCGTGGGCCAACGGCAAGACCGCCACGTTCATGCCCAAGCCCTTGTTCGGTGACAACGGCTCCGGCATGCACACGCACCAGAGCCTGTGGCTGAACGGCGAGCCGCTGTTCTACGACGAGACCGGCTACGCCGGCCTGTCCGATACCGCCCGCTGGTACATCGGCGGCCTGCTGCACCACGCGCCGTCGCTGCTCGCCTTCACCAACCCGACCGTCAACTCGTACCGGCGGCTCGTGCCCGGCTTCGAGGCGCCGGTCAACCTGGTCTACTCCCAGCGCAACCGCTCCGCGTGCACCCGCATCCCGGTCACCGGCAGCAACCCCAAGGCCAAGCGCGTCGAGTTCCGCGTTCCCGACCCGTCGGCAAACGTCTACCTCGCCTTCTCCGCCATGCTCATGGCCGGGCTCGACGGCATCAAGAGCAAGATCGAGCCCCCCGCCCCGATCGACAAGGACCTCTACGACCTCCCGCCGGAGGAGTGGGGCGACGTCAAGCAGGTCCCCGGCTCGCTGTCGCACGCGCTGGAGGCGCTCCAGGCCGACCACGACTACCTGCTCGACGGCGGCGTCTTCACCGACGACCTGATCTCCACCTGGATCGACTGGAAGAACGCCAACGAGGTCGACCCGGTGCGCCTGCGGCCCACGCCGCACGAGTTCGCCATGTACTACGACTGCTGA
- a CDS encoding carboxylate-amine ligase → MRPRPATATSTPATPTTLTLGVEEEFLLLDPVTGESMPVADRVRDALSGTAREQSRQEFRHSMVEMVTPVSPDLAALREHLVALRRAAARAADAVGARLVAVGATPVCEAHRTVPDEQRYHDMSRRFGPVAHDPAVCGCHVHVGVPDRELAVQVCNHLRPWLPVVQALTTNSPLHDGRDTGHASWRSMQLERWPSIGPTPHFDSAADYDATVRDLITAGIMLDAAMVYWYARPSAAYPTVEVRVGDVCPTVDDTVLVAGLVRALVATMIDEIHAGVPAPRIRDCLVAAAHWRAAHDGVDGDLVDLRSGRPRPAWDLVDDLIVAVAPALRRHGDLDLVLREVDRLRRTGTGATRQRQLMADTGGDVRAVLAHLAAQTVAA, encoded by the coding sequence GTGAGGCCGCGGCCCGCCACCGCCACCTCCACCCCGGCGACCCCCACCACCCTCACCCTCGGGGTGGAGGAGGAGTTCCTGCTGCTCGACCCGGTGACCGGGGAGAGCATGCCGGTCGCCGACCGGGTCCGCGACGCGCTGTCCGGGACCGCCCGCGAGCAGAGCCGGCAGGAGTTCCGGCACAGCATGGTGGAGATGGTCACCCCGGTCAGCCCGGACCTCGCGGCGTTGCGGGAGCACCTCGTCGCGCTGCGCCGCGCCGCCGCCCGCGCCGCCGACGCCGTCGGGGCGCGGCTCGTCGCGGTCGGCGCCACCCCGGTCTGCGAGGCCCACCGCACCGTCCCCGACGAACAGCGCTACCACGACATGTCCCGCCGGTTCGGGCCGGTGGCGCACGACCCGGCCGTCTGCGGCTGCCACGTCCACGTCGGCGTGCCCGACCGGGAACTCGCCGTGCAGGTCTGCAACCACCTGCGGCCGTGGCTGCCGGTGGTGCAGGCGCTCACCACGAACTCCCCGCTGCACGACGGCCGGGACACCGGGCACGCGAGCTGGCGCTCCATGCAGTTGGAACGCTGGCCGAGCATCGGCCCCACGCCGCACTTCGACTCCGCCGCCGACTACGACGCCACGGTGCGCGACCTGATCACCGCCGGGATCATGCTCGACGCGGCGATGGTCTACTGGTACGCCCGTCCGTCGGCGGCCTACCCGACCGTGGAGGTCCGGGTCGGCGACGTCTGCCCCACCGTCGACGACACCGTCCTCGTCGCCGGGCTGGTCCGGGCGCTCGTCGCCACCATGATCGACGAGATCCACGCCGGCGTGCCCGCCCCCCGCATCCGCGACTGCCTGGTCGCCGCCGCGCACTGGCGGGCCGCCCACGACGGGGTCGACGGCGACCTGGTCGACCTGCGCAGCGGACGGCCCCGGCCGGCGTGGGACCTCGTCGACGACCTGATCGTCGCCGTCGCGCCCGCGCTGCGCCGCCACGGCGACCTGGACCTGGTGCTGCGCGAGGTGGACCGGCTGCGCCGCACCGGCACCGGCGCCACCCGGCAACGCCAACTCATGGCCGACACCGGCGGCGACGTCCGCGCCGTGCTCGCGCACCTGGCCGCGCAGACCGTCGCGGCCTGA
- a CDS encoding PIG-L family deacetylase — protein sequence MAERSLTLMAVHAHPDDEATSTGGILARYAAEGVTTVLVTCTDGRCGDGPGGVKPGDDGHDPQAVVAMRQAELAASCEALKVTHLETLDYADSGMMGWATNDAPGAFWNTPVDEAADRLAELIRRHRPDVVVTYDENGFYGHPDHIQAHRITMAAVERTGIPAKVYWTTVPQSAFQEFGKVMQEIGVEFPEPDAADEMPALGLPDDEITTWVDTRAHGGQKFASLAAHASQAENIFFLRLGQERFTELMGMETFVRVRDSTGAPTPEDDLFAGLR from the coding sequence GTGGCAGAGCGATCCCTGACCCTGATGGCGGTGCACGCGCACCCCGACGACGAGGCGACGAGCACCGGCGGCATCCTCGCCCGCTATGCGGCGGAGGGCGTCACGACGGTGCTCGTGACGTGCACCGACGGCCGGTGCGGCGACGGGCCCGGCGGCGTCAAGCCGGGCGACGACGGGCACGACCCGCAGGCCGTGGTGGCGATGCGCCAGGCGGAGCTGGCGGCCAGTTGCGAGGCGTTGAAGGTCACCCACCTGGAGACGCTCGACTACGCCGACTCCGGGATGATGGGCTGGGCGACCAACGACGCGCCCGGCGCGTTCTGGAACACGCCGGTGGACGAGGCGGCCGACCGGCTGGCCGAGCTGATCCGGCGGCACCGCCCCGACGTGGTGGTCACCTACGACGAGAACGGCTTCTACGGCCACCCGGACCACATCCAGGCGCACCGCATCACGATGGCCGCGGTCGAGCGCACCGGCATCCCGGCGAAGGTCTACTGGACCACCGTGCCGCAGAGCGCGTTCCAGGAGTTCGGCAAGGTCATGCAGGAGATCGGGGTGGAGTTCCCCGAGCCGGACGCGGCCGACGAGATGCCGGCGCTGGGCCTGCCGGACGACGAGATCACCACCTGGGTGGACACCCGGGCGCACGGCGGGCAGAAGTTCGCCTCCCTGGCGGCGCACGCCAGCCAGGCGGAGAACATCTTCTTCCTGCGCCTGGGGCAGGAGCGGTTCACCGAGCTGATGGGGATGGAGACGTTCGTCCGGGTCCGCGACAGCACCGGCGCGCCGACACCGGAGGACGACCTGTTCGCCGGTCTGCGCTGA